A section of the Deinococcus reticulitermitis genome encodes:
- a CDS encoding helix-turn-helix domain-containing protein, which yields MAKKWSDLKAQMAPERQARIDARTEALQLEMDLAELRRTRDLTQSAVAEVLEKEQAAISKIEGREDMFLSTLREYVRALGGELKLIASFPDAEIQIHPSRR from the coding sequence GTGGCAAAAAAGTGGAGTGACCTCAAAGCGCAGATGGCCCCAGAACGTCAGGCCCGCATTGACGCCCGTACAGAAGCCCTACAGCTAGAGATGGACTTGGCCGAACTGCGTAGAACCCGTGACCTGACCCAATCCGCTGTGGCCGAAGTGCTGGAAAAAGAGCAGGCCGCCATTTCCAAAATTGAGGGCAGAGAAGACATGTTCCTAAGTACCCTGCGCGAGTATGTCCGGGCACTCGGGGGTGAACTGAAGCTCATCGCCTCCTTCCCTGACGCTGAAATTCAGATTCACCC